A single region of the Hyphomicrobiales bacterium genome encodes:
- a CDS encoding Aryl-alcohol dehydrogenase-like predicted oxidoreductase gives MRYNTLGQTGLFVSELCLGTMTFGGSEGVWQNIGGLQQAEADELVRTALDAGVNFIDTANVYSAGLSEQITGQALRNLSIARDQVVIATKAFGRVGEGPNGSGATRVHLLDQVKASLKRLQVDHIDLYQIHGFDTMTPMEETLEALDILVRHGHVRYIGVSNWAAWHVAKALGIAERRHLSPIRSLQSYYTLAGRDLEREIVPMLTSEKVGLMVWSPLAGGLLSGKYAGNGAGAGEGRRANFDFPPVAHTRVDAIIEAIRPIAEARGATIAQVALAWLLHQPAVTSVIVGAKRVSQLTENIGATEVELSADDLAALDAVSALTPEYPGWMLARQGANRTQPSPRRR, from the coding sequence ATGCGTTACAACACTCTTGGCCAAACGGGCCTTTTCGTCTCGGAATTGTGCCTTGGCACCATGACCTTCGGCGGCAGCGAAGGCGTCTGGCAGAATATAGGCGGCCTTCAGCAGGCCGAGGCCGACGAACTCGTCCGCACCGCGCTCGACGCGGGCGTCAACTTCATCGACACGGCGAATGTCTACTCCGCTGGGCTGTCTGAGCAGATCACCGGCCAGGCGTTACGCAATCTGAGTATCGCCCGCGATCAGGTTGTGATCGCGACCAAAGCCTTCGGCCGAGTCGGTGAAGGCCCCAATGGCTCCGGCGCGACGCGCGTCCATCTCCTTGATCAGGTCAAGGCGAGCCTGAAGCGTCTCCAAGTCGATCATATCGATCTTTACCAGATCCATGGCTTCGACACCATGACGCCGATGGAGGAGACGCTGGAGGCGCTCGATATCCTCGTTCGTCATGGGCATGTCCGCTATATCGGCGTCTCAAACTGGGCGGCCTGGCATGTGGCCAAGGCGCTGGGCATCGCAGAGCGTCGCCATCTTTCGCCGATCCGCTCGCTACAATCCTATTACACCCTCGCGGGGCGTGATCTCGAACGTGAGATCGTCCCGATGCTGACCTCGGAGAAGGTCGGGCTGATGGTGTGGAGCCCGCTCGCCGGTGGCCTCCTGTCGGGCAAGTATGCGGGTAATGGCGCCGGCGCGGGCGAGGGCCGTCGCGCCAATTTCGATTTCCCGCCCGTCGCGCACACGCGGGTTGATGCGATCATCGAGGCTATACGACCGATCGCGGAGGCACGGGGCGCAACCATCGCGCAGGTCGCGCTGGCTTGGCTGTTGCATCAACCCGCGGTCACGAGCGTCATTGTTGGCGCCAAACGGGTCTCTCAGCTTACGGAGAATATCGGCGCCACCGAGGTTGAACTCTCGGCTGACGATTTGGCCGCGCTTGATGCGGTCAGCGCCCTGACACCGGAATACCCCGGCTGGATGCTGGCGCGGCAGGGCGCCAACCGAACCCAGCCGTCGCCCCGCCGCCGATAG
- a CDS encoding Chromate transport protein ChrA, whose product MSDSNLSVFGVFSLLSVLAVGGGTAVLPEMKQLVVDSHQWLNDDQFRDIYGLGQVAPGPNMLMVLVIGYHVSGYLGALLAFTGFFLPASLISLGASRVWDHFEGSPWRESLQKGLAPLVVGLMAAGAIAIARTAIEGAATVAMAIAVFLGVYFVKRVNPALFILAGGVIGFLALQ is encoded by the coding sequence ATGAGTGATTCAAATCTCAGCGTCTTCGGCGTTTTCTCGCTTCTCTCGGTGCTCGCCGTCGGCGGAGGAACAGCCGTCCTTCCAGAAATGAAGCAACTCGTCGTCGATAGCCATCAATGGCTTAACGACGATCAGTTTCGCGACATCTACGGCCTCGGCCAAGTCGCGCCCGGGCCCAACATGCTGATGGTGCTGGTGATCGGCTACCACGTCTCGGGCTATCTCGGCGCGCTGCTTGCCTTCACCGGCTTCTTCCTGCCGGCGAGCCTGATCTCCCTCGGCGCATCGCGCGTCTGGGACCACTTCGAGGGCTCGCCGTGGCGGGAATCCCTGCAGAAGGGCTTGGCCCCGCTCGTTGTTGGGCTCATGGCGGCCGGCGCAATCGCCATCGCACGCACCGCCATCGAGGGGGCAGCGACGGTCGCGATGGCGATCGCCGTCTTTCTCGGCGTCTATTTCGTCAAGCGCGTGAACCCCGCCCTTTTCATTCTGGCGGGCGGGGTCATCGGCTTTCTCGCCCTGCAATAA
- a CDS encoding Chromate transporter: MIAPASTGTEQPARVGLVEIFMTFLVIGATSFGGGVVAYLRNSLVLQKGWLDEERFLSALEIAQTLPGLNATNMSVIVGDRLRGPVGAFIAFLGMTLPGATLVMVLGVLYAAHSHNPAVNAALVGVGAASVGMLSAVTLQIGRKQFGSLIDVTIIIATIALVSYFRLSLLVVLFTVGPVAVFLYRPKASTSSTAAPPLHQAEPQSSSTAAREASRATGHE; this comes from the coding sequence ATGATCGCCCCGGCATCCACCGGCACCGAGCAACCGGCCCGCGTTGGGCTGGTCGAGATCTTCATGACTTTTCTGGTGATCGGCGCCACCAGCTTCGGCGGTGGGGTCGTCGCCTATCTGCGCAACAGTCTCGTCTTGCAAAAAGGCTGGCTGGATGAGGAACGCTTCCTGTCCGCGCTCGAAATCGCCCAGACCCTCCCCGGGCTCAACGCCACGAACATGAGCGTCATCGTCGGCGACCGGCTGCGCGGGCCGGTCGGTGCTTTCATCGCTTTCCTCGGCATGACGCTTCCCGGCGCGACACTCGTCATGGTGCTCGGCGTTCTCTACGCCGCGCATTCCCACAACCCAGCTGTCAATGCGGCTCTCGTCGGCGTCGGCGCCGCGTCCGTCGGCATGCTGTCAGCCGTCACCCTGCAAATCGGCCGCAAGCAGTTCGGCTCTCTGATCGACGTCACGATCATCATCGCAACGATCGCCCTGGTGAGCTACTTCCGCCTTTCATTGCTCGTCGTGCTCTTCACGGTGGGGCCGGTCGCCGTTTTCCTGTATCGGCCAAAGGCATCGACGTCATCAACGGCGGCGCCGCCGCTACATCAAGCCGAACCCCAATCCTCGAGCACCGCTGCGCGAGAGGCATCGAGGGCAACCGGACATGAGTGA
- a CDS encoding conserved hypothetical protein (Evidence 4 : Unknown function but conserved in other organisms), giving the protein MEDLHYREYKILLRPERFFNPQQFEVFWKKISAIAAKHKVDVQTNKNAFQRQVREVLFYDTNDHALYKNAFILRRRTFYTDGWPDPAHEMTFKYRHPNLDSAAAIDVTPHLQCSAAIKFKEEVLPLKDSLGGMRSLYSHNCVLMSPGLELNQGIEHIASVFPALGQLSSGASASKIKLVNNLSVEEVQVNVGTFSFGRDLEAKATIAVWRNRASETPLIGEFAFQTKFSRYDDLHAKAKKRSEDFFLDVQTQEPEWVALGTTKTALVYGLGKTVTVGHE; this is encoded by the coding sequence ATGGAAGATCTTCACTATCGTGAATACAAAATACTTCTGAGGCCGGAGCGTTTCTTCAACCCTCAGCAATTCGAGGTTTTCTGGAAGAAAATCAGCGCCATCGCGGCCAAGCATAAGGTCGATGTCCAGACAAACAAGAACGCCTTCCAGCGGCAGGTGCGGGAAGTCTTGTTCTACGATACGAACGACCATGCGCTGTACAAGAACGCGTTCATATTGCGTCGCCGCACCTTCTATACGGATGGCTGGCCGGACCCCGCCCACGAGATGACGTTCAAATATCGCCATCCCAATCTCGACAGTGCGGCGGCCATCGATGTGACACCGCATCTGCAATGCAGTGCCGCGATCAAGTTCAAGGAGGAGGTCCTTCCGCTCAAGGACAGTCTCGGGGGCATGCGCAGCCTTTATTCCCATAATTGCGTGCTGATGAGCCCCGGCCTCGAGCTGAACCAGGGGATCGAGCACATCGCCAGCGTATTTCCCGCCCTTGGCCAGCTCAGCAGTGGAGCCAGCGCGTCCAAAATCAAGCTCGTCAACAATCTCTCGGTCGAGGAAGTGCAGGTGAATGTCGGCACCTTCTCGTTCGGACGCGACCTCGAAGCCAAGGCGACGATTGCCGTCTGGCGCAACCGTGCGAGCGAGACGCCGCTGATCGGAGAGTTTGCGTTCCAGACAAAGTTCAGCCGTTACGATGACCTGCACGCCAAGGCCAAGAAGCGATCCGAGGACTTTTTTCTCGACGTGCAGACGCAGGAGCCGGAGTGGGTCGCACTGGGAACGACCAAGACCGCCCTCGTCTACGGGCTCGGCAAAACCGTCACGGTCGGCCACGAATGA
- a CDS encoding Subtilase family protein, with product MTGTASPAPAATRRAKTMRSPRFMAALVILASFPGLAFVALAQTAKADSLSSYGRSQLMAQASGRYPGETPSRYDQRPERMPRGGYDTRRPPREPGYPGRPERPWRPPGYGAPPLYGGPIAPPFVRPAPPPVYVDDDGYEAESRPRRPRAAQPAKQPPKKAVKQPPAKKPPANTPARTTPPISPASQAASDQFVVDEVLFELSADAATSDADGVAQRFNLTVLERRPINLLGVTIIRARLPRGQTVLAMVRALAADQRVASAQPNHIFRLQQDSALRDEQPAPTAAGANTTTAASSVGDSTDLASLQYALEALKLRPAQAIAQGKGVTVAVIDSAIDGAHPELAGSLAPQSSARKPSPHGTGIAGIIAAHARMIGAAPAVSILGIDAFSESGDGASGTSLDVVSGLDTAVNHNADIANLSFAGPRDALLSRALRASSQRGLLLIAAAGNGGPKAAPAFPAAHPDVIAVTAVDVETRIYDKAAIGPHVAAAAPGVDILVPIPGGAYEQSSGTSFAAAYVSGTAALLRETRTELTAAELRAALTTTARDLGPKGHDHMFGAGLVDAAAALSRIMQPAGAAGARPAPTLTATP from the coding sequence ATGACAGGAACAGCAAGTCCGGCGCCAGCCGCAACGCGACGGGCAAAGACAATGCGCAGCCCCCGGTTCATGGCAGCTCTAGTCATCCTGGCCAGCTTCCCCGGCCTGGCTTTTGTTGCGCTGGCGCAGACAGCCAAGGCCGATAGCTTGTCCAGCTATGGGCGCAGCCAGCTCATGGCGCAGGCGAGCGGTCGCTATCCGGGCGAAACGCCCTCGCGCTACGACCAGCGGCCGGAACGGATGCCGCGCGGCGGCTATGATACGCGCCGCCCTCCGCGAGAGCCCGGCTATCCCGGCCGGCCGGAGCGTCCGTGGCGTCCGCCGGGCTATGGCGCCCCGCCGCTCTATGGCGGCCCCATCGCGCCACCATTCGTCCGTCCTGCCCCGCCTCCGGTCTACGTCGATGATGACGGATACGAGGCCGAATCACGCCCGCGTCGTCCCCGCGCAGCGCAGCCGGCGAAACAGCCCCCGAAGAAAGCGGTCAAGCAGCCGCCGGCAAAGAAGCCGCCGGCGAACACCCCTGCCCGCACGACGCCGCCGATATCCCCGGCCTCCCAAGCGGCCAGCGACCAGTTCGTCGTTGATGAGGTTCTCTTCGAGCTGAGCGCCGACGCTGCTACCTCAGACGCTGACGGGGTCGCGCAACGCTTCAATCTCACAGTGCTGGAACGCCGGCCGATCAATCTGCTCGGCGTGACGATCATCCGCGCCCGCCTGCCGCGTGGCCAGACCGTCCTCGCGATGGTACGCGCTCTCGCCGCCGACCAGCGCGTGGCGAGCGCCCAGCCCAACCATATCTTTCGCCTGCAGCAGGACAGCGCCCTGCGGGACGAACAGCCCGCGCCGACCGCGGCAGGAGCGAACACGACCACTGCCGCGTCATCCGTCGGGGATTCGACCGATCTCGCAAGCTTGCAATATGCACTGGAAGCCCTGAAGCTTCGCCCGGCGCAGGCCATCGCGCAGGGCAAGGGCGTCACCGTGGCGGTCATCGATTCGGCGATCGACGGTGCCCATCCCGAGCTCGCCGGTAGCCTCGCGCCTCAGTCAAGCGCGCGCAAGCCTTCTCCCCATGGCACGGGCATCGCAGGCATCATCGCCGCCCACGCCCGCATGATCGGCGCAGCCCCTGCTGTCAGCATCCTCGGCATCGACGCCTTCAGCGAATCCGGCGACGGCGCGAGCGGCACCAGCCTCGACGTCGTGAGCGGCCTCGACACAGCGGTGAACCATAATGCCGATATCGCCAATCTCAGCTTCGCCGGCCCGCGTGACGCGCTTCTCTCCCGCGCACTCAGGGCAAGCAGCCAGCGTGGCCTCCTGCTCATCGCTGCAGCCGGCAATGGCGGACCAAAGGCGGCACCTGCCTTCCCGGCGGCTCATCCTGACGTTATCGCCGTCACGGCCGTCGATGTGGAGACGCGTATCTACGACAAGGCGGCGATAGGGCCGCACGTGGCGGCCGCAGCGCCAGGCGTCGATATCCTCGTCCCCATTCCCGGGGGCGCCTATGAACAATCGTCAGGCACCTCATTCGCAGCGGCCTATGTCAGCGGAACCGCCGCCCTCCTGCGGGAGACGCGGACCGAACTGACGGCGGCGGAGTTACGCGCGGCGCTCACCACGACAGCGCGAGACCTCGGCCCCAAGGGTCACGACCACATGTTCGGGGCAGGCCTCGTCGATGCCGCCGCGGCCCTGTCCCGGATCATGCAACCGGCAGGGGCGGCCGGGGCCCGGCCTGCGCCGACACTCACCGCTACGCCGTGA
- a CDS encoding conserved hypothetical protein (Evidence 4 : Unknown function but conserved in other organisms) codes for MSPTTTHHPGDAPEPIEALLPWYAAGTLDAAETAAVEKALATDAGLRAQLALIREDQAEVIHAAESITAPSTRMAGKLFAAIDAEPTPAAARQPTRQSPWLDQLGIWLGALTPRKLAFAALSAAALVALQAGVVAALMAARTPGATYEVASGPGSTVAGGNSVLVAFEPTARLDQITALLAELNASIVEGPRAGGLFRLRFTVSGDSAAVAARLARLNNAKGVVRLVVPAN; via the coding sequence ATGAGCCCAACCACGACCCATCACCCCGGCGACGCGCCGGAACCGATCGAGGCCCTGCTGCCCTGGTATGCGGCCGGAACCCTCGACGCCGCTGAGACAGCAGCCGTCGAGAAGGCGCTGGCCACTGACGCCGGGCTGCGCGCTCAACTTGCCCTGATCCGCGAGGATCAGGCGGAAGTCATCCATGCTGCGGAAAGCATCACCGCGCCATCGACACGCATGGCTGGAAAGCTGTTCGCGGCGATCGACGCTGAGCCCACGCCCGCCGCCGCCCGACAGCCAACGCGCCAAAGCCCATGGCTTGACCAACTCGGTATCTGGCTTGGGGCGCTGACGCCGCGAAAGCTCGCCTTCGCGGCGCTGTCCGCCGCCGCGCTGGTGGCCCTGCAGGCTGGTGTTGTTGCCGCGCTGATGGCGGCGCGCACCCCCGGCGCTACCTACGAGGTCGCTTCCGGGCCGGGCAGCACCGTGGCGGGCGGGAATTCCGTGCTCGTTGCCTTTGAGCCCACGGCGCGGCTCGACCAGATCACGGCGCTTCTGGCCGAACTCAATGCATCGATTGTCGAGGGGCCGCGCGCCGGCGGCCTGTTTCGGCTCCGCTTCACCGTTAGTGGCGACAGCGCGGCCGTGGCCGCTCGCCTGGCACGACTGAACAATGCCAAGGGCGTTGTACGGCTGGTCGTTCCGGCTAACTGA
- a CDS encoding RNA polymerase sigma-70 factor (ECF subfamily), whose protein sequence is MAGISEAELVERLVSGDKAAMQAIFTAHHLRVFRFVLRLVGREDVAEDVVTEVFLDLWRQAGQFEQRSSLSTWLLAMARNKAYSAMRRRREEQLDDGVAEAIPDQDDTPEIHAQKINKAAIMRRCLDKLSPEQRAVMDLVYYHEEPIEAVSRILGIPENTVKTRMFHARKRLSELCKAAGLDRGWP, encoded by the coding sequence ATGGCGGGGATATCCGAGGCAGAACTGGTGGAACGGCTGGTGTCTGGTGACAAGGCCGCCATGCAGGCGATCTTCACCGCTCATCACCTGCGCGTCTTCCGCTTCGTCCTGCGCCTCGTGGGGCGGGAGGATGTTGCCGAGGATGTGGTGACGGAGGTCTTTCTCGACCTCTGGCGACAGGCTGGCCAGTTCGAGCAGCGATCGAGCCTGTCCACCTGGCTCCTGGCGATGGCCCGCAACAAGGCCTATTCCGCCATGCGCCGACGGCGGGAGGAACAGCTCGACGATGGCGTGGCCGAAGCAATCCCCGACCAGGACGACACGCCGGAAATCCATGCTCAGAAGATCAACAAGGCCGCGATCATGCGCCGGTGTCTCGACAAGCTCTCACCTGAGCAGCGCGCGGTCATGGATCTCGTCTATTATCATGAGGAGCCGATCGAAGCCGTCAGCCGCATTCTCGGCATTCCCGAGAACACGGTGAAGACGCGGATGTTCCATGCGCGCAAGCGCCTCTCGGAGCTCTGCAAGGCGGCAGGATTGGACAGGGGGTGGCCATGA
- a CDS encoding conserved exported hypothetical protein (Evidence 4 : Unknown function but conserved in other organisms) encodes MTALSLKSAPSLKTALAAFALATAALTASSFTNAAYAGPGFGGPGSFNGPGGHGGGHGGGHGWGGPGKPGPHWGGGYRPHRPGHWGPRGAFYAGLPIAIGIAGATAYASGPDCYRVYRKIFVRGVGRVVRPVTICD; translated from the coding sequence ATGACCGCTCTTTCCTTGAAATCCGCGCCTTCCCTGAAGACCGCTCTCGCCGCCTTCGCTCTCGCAACGGCAGCTCTCACCGCCTCCTCCTTCACCAACGCGGCCTATGCCGGCCCCGGCTTCGGCGGACCTGGCTCATTCAATGGCCCCGGCGGGCATGGTGGGGGGCATGGTGGCGGCCACGGCTGGGGTGGCCCGGGTAAGCCCGGCCCGCACTGGGGTGGTGGCTATCGTCCGCATCGCCCCGGTCACTGGGGACCGCGCGGCGCGTTCTATGCGGGCCTCCCCATCGCCATCGGGATTGCCGGCGCCACCGCCTACGCAAGCGGGCCGGACTGCTACCGGGTCTACCGCAAGATTTTTGTAAGGGGTGTCGGCCGTGTGGTGCGGCCCGTCACCATCTGCGATTGA
- a CDS encoding Magnesium transporter MgtE: MQNDILMRGRAVLARDLNADNPSTALLVERLAALDPGDAAATLLVLPRRRAVAVFDRPEFLTAPAVLATLPRQEAAAFLADMSADRATDVLGALTASLRNELLARIEPRTRATLKQLLAYPVDTAGGIMTTEFVALPEATTVTGALAHIRTVEQSRETIYAIYVLDGEQRLTAAIPLRRLISADPSTAIISLSAGRPPVVVRSDTDRETVAATIRRHDLLAVPVVNDAGHILGIVTVDDVLDAIIAETTEDVHKFGGVEAFHEPYLQVGFLPMIRKRAGWLCALFLSEMLTASAMQHFEAELERAIVLTLFIPLIMSSGGNSGSQATSLLIRALALGQVKLRDWWRVALREIPAGLTLGIILGAIGIARISIWQGLGFYDYGPYWMLVAATVGAGLIGIVTFGSMAGAMLPFILQRLGFDPASASAPFVATLVDVTGLVIYFSVATVILRGTLL, encoded by the coding sequence ATGCAAAACGATATCCTGATGCGCGGCCGCGCCGTCTTGGCGCGAGACCTCAATGCCGACAACCCCTCGACGGCCCTTCTCGTGGAGCGCCTCGCCGCGCTCGATCCGGGCGATGCGGCGGCGACGCTCCTCGTCCTGCCACGCCGTCGCGCCGTTGCGGTCTTCGACCGGCCTGAGTTCCTGACCGCCCCCGCGGTTCTCGCGACCCTCCCTCGACAAGAGGCAGCCGCCTTCCTCGCGGACATGTCGGCCGATCGCGCGACCGACGTGCTGGGAGCGCTCACCGCGTCCCTGCGCAACGAACTCCTGGCGCGGATCGAGCCCCGCACCCGGGCCACACTGAAGCAACTCCTCGCCTACCCTGTCGATACGGCCGGCGGCATCATGACCACGGAATTCGTGGCTCTGCCCGAAGCCACGACGGTCACTGGCGCGCTCGCCCATATCCGCACGGTCGAGCAGAGCCGCGAGACCATCTACGCCATCTATGTCCTTGACGGCGAACAACGCCTCACGGCCGCCATACCCCTGCGTCGGCTGATTTCGGCCGATCCCTCCACTGCCATTATATCGCTCTCCGCAGGGCGCCCGCCCGTCGTGGTCCGCTCCGACACGGACCGGGAGACGGTTGCAGCCACCATCCGCAGGCACGATCTGCTCGCCGTGCCGGTCGTCAACGATGCCGGGCATATCCTCGGCATCGTCACCGTCGACGATGTCCTCGACGCCATCATCGCCGAGACGACGGAAGACGTACACAAGTTCGGTGGTGTCGAGGCTTTCCACGAGCCCTATCTGCAGGTCGGTTTCCTGCCGATGATCCGCAAGCGCGCGGGCTGGCTCTGCGCCCTGTTTCTCTCCGAAATGCTGACCGCCTCGGCGATGCAGCATTTCGAAGCGGAACTGGAGCGCGCCATCGTGCTGACGCTCTTTATACCGCTGATCATGAGTTCAGGTGGCAATTCCGGCAGCCAGGCCACCTCGCTTCTCATCCGGGCGCTCGCGCTCGGCCAGGTCAAGCTGCGCGACTGGTGGAGGGTGGCCCTGCGTGAGATACCGGCCGGGCTCACGCTCGGCATCATCCTCGGCGCTATAGGCATCGCGCGCATCAGCATCTGGCAGGGGCTGGGGTTCTATGACTATGGGCCCTACTGGATGCTGGTCGCGGCAACGGTGGGGGCAGGACTCATCGGTATCGTGACCTTCGGTTCGATGGCGGGCGCCATGCTGCCGTTCATCCTGCAGCGCCTCGGCTTTGATCCCGCCAGCGCCTCGGCGCCCTTCGTCGCCACCCTCGTCGATGTGACCGGCCTCGTTATCTATTTTTCGGTTGCGACAGTCATCCTCAGGGGGACGCTGTTGTAG
- a CDS encoding hypothetical protein (Evidence 5 : Unknown function): protein MPPWTKGRWLHIWNDGTRVRRLTQRFNRFMTPASGQDGRGFGAIPAMSSDSSTARPEMAAR from the coding sequence ATGCCGCCATGGACAAAAGGCCGCTGGCTGCACATATGGAACGATGGAACGCGCGTCCGACGATTGACGCAACGATTCAATCGGTTCATGACACCCGCATCCGGCCAAGATGGCCGGGGCTTTGGAGCCATTCCCGCAATGTCAAGCGACAGTAGTACCGCCCGCCCGGAGATGGCTGCCCGCTGA
- the pyrC gene encoding dihydroorotase encodes MSERITIRRPDDWHVHLRDGAMLDAVVAHTAAQFGRAIIMPNLVPPVVTTAHALAYRQRIDAALPQGSDFKPLMTLYMTDDTDAEDVVAGYANGTIAAVKLYPQHATTNSHFGISRIEAVYSVLAAMERTGVPLLMHGEVTDGDIDIFDREAVFVERVLEPLAKRFPGLVITMEHVTSAEGVAYVEGARAGIGATITPHHLMFNRNAIFQGGIRPHYYCLPIAKRENHRLALRRAATSGSPRFFLGTDTAPHTRGAKEAACGCAGLFVAPVALATYAQVFDEEGALDKFEAFASLNGPRHYGLEPNEGAVTLIKRPRFVAEDVALGTGEAVHVYRGGEETAWSLAD; translated from the coding sequence ATGAGCGAACGCATCACCATCCGCCGCCCCGATGACTGGCATGTCCATCTGCGCGATGGCGCGATGCTCGATGCGGTCGTCGCCCATACCGCGGCACAGTTCGGCCGGGCCATCATCATGCCCAATCTGGTGCCACCGGTCGTCACGACCGCCCACGCGCTCGCCTATCGCCAGCGCATCGACGCAGCCCTGCCTCAAGGCAGTGACTTCAAGCCGCTGATGACCCTCTACATGACCGACGATACCGACGCCGAGGATGTGGTCGCCGGCTATGCCAACGGCACGATCGCGGCGGTAAAGCTTTATCCGCAGCATGCGACGACCAATTCGCATTTCGGCATCTCGCGGATAGAGGCGGTTTACTCCGTCCTTGCCGCGATGGAACGCACCGGCGTGCCGCTGCTGATGCATGGTGAGGTGACGGACGGGGACATCGACATCTTCGATCGTGAAGCGGTGTTCGTGGAAAGGGTACTCGAACCGCTGGCGAAGCGCTTTCCCGGCCTCGTCATCACGATGGAGCACGTGACGAGCGCCGAGGGCGTCGCCTATGTCGAAGGTGCCCGGGCGGGGATCGGCGCGACCATCACGCCGCATCATTTGATGTTCAACCGCAACGCCATCTTCCAGGGCGGCATTCGTCCCCATTACTATTGCCTGCCCATCGCCAAGCGCGAGAACCACCGCCTGGCGTTGCGGAGGGCGGCCACGTCCGGCAGCCCGCGTTTCTTCCTGGGCACCGACACCGCGCCTCACACGCGCGGGGCCAAGGAGGCTGCCTGCGGCTGTGCCGGCCTGTTCGTCGCGCCGGTTGCGCTTGCAACCTATGCACAGGTTTTCGACGAGGAGGGCGCGCTCGACAAGTTCGAAGCCTTCGCCAGCCTCAACGGCCCGCGGCACTATGGGCTGGAGCCGAATGAAGGCGCGGTCACGCTGATCAAGAGGCCGCGTTTCGTTGCGGAAGATGTCGCGCTCGGTACGGGAGAGGCCGTGCATGTCTATCGCGGCGGGGAGGAAACCGCCTGGTCCCTCGCGGATTGA